From a single Alkalihalophilus pseudofirmus genomic region:
- a CDS encoding acetoin utilization AcuB family protein — MILEEIMKTDVITLTEDTPIKDAMLLLDKYRIRHIPIVQGPEKKVVGIISDRDIRDASPSIFHSTEHLEDFLKPVSSIMQRNVITAHPLDFVEEVSTIFYENNIGCLPVVTDDDELRGIITETDILHTLVELMGAHQPSSHIEVKVLNQTGMLASIASIFKEMHINITSVLVYPYKNPEYKILVFRVQTMDPRRIIKAIEQAGYEVIWPKQPGMNI, encoded by the coding sequence ATGATTTTAGAAGAAATAATGAAAACGGACGTTATTACTTTAACAGAAGATACTCCTATTAAAGATGCAATGCTATTGTTAGATAAGTATCGAATTCGTCATATTCCAATTGTTCAAGGACCTGAAAAAAAAGTGGTCGGCATTATATCTGACCGAGATATTAGAGATGCCAGCCCTTCTATTTTTCACTCAACCGAACATTTAGAGGATTTCTTGAAGCCAGTTTCTTCTATTATGCAGCGCAATGTTATAACGGCACATCCACTCGATTTTGTAGAAGAAGTATCTACGATTTTCTATGAAAATAATATTGGCTGCCTGCCTGTTGTTACAGATGACGATGAATTAAGAGGTATTATTACTGAAACAGATATTCTTCATACGCTGGTTGAATTAATGGGTGCTCATCAGCCAAGTTCACATATTGAAGTAAAAGTCTTGAATCAAACCGGAATGCTTGCAAGTATTGCTTCCATTTTTAAAGAGATGCATATCAATATTACGAGCGTTCTTGTATATCCATATAAAAATCCTGAATATAAGATTCTTGTTTTCAGGGTGCAAACGATGGATCCAAGACGTATTATTAAAGCGATTGAACAAGCGGGTTATGAAGTGATCTGGCCAAAACAACCAGGGATGAACATATGA
- the motS gene encoding flagellar motor protein MotS: MKRRRRQQEKGAPKWMVTFSDMMTLILVFFILLFSMSVVDAQKFRAISESFQQRQVFEFFPSAIEFENPSEEFGEEFPNPFDEGGFSEEGSNTDEVDMDELLEEVQEFLEVNEMNDVISATRDDRGVVLVLQERTLFETAEAELLDSAEPFLEKVGTLLSAIPNMVKVEGHTDSRPISNFRYPSNWELSGARASSVIRYLVETNDLDPKRFIATGYGDTRPVVPNTTVENLQLNRRVVIVISDPTHSEEDAF; the protein is encoded by the coding sequence ATGAAGCGTAGGCGACGCCAGCAAGAGAAGGGCGCTCCAAAATGGATGGTCACATTCTCTGATATGATGACGCTTATTCTCGTGTTTTTTATCTTATTATTTTCAATGTCAGTTGTTGATGCTCAGAAGTTTCGTGCAATCTCTGAATCTTTTCAGCAAAGACAAGTTTTTGAGTTTTTTCCTTCTGCGATAGAATTTGAGAATCCATCAGAAGAATTCGGTGAGGAGTTTCCAAACCCTTTTGACGAGGGGGGGTTTAGTGAGGAAGGCTCTAATACCGATGAGGTCGATATGGATGAATTATTAGAAGAAGTCCAAGAGTTCCTAGAAGTGAATGAAATGAATGATGTGATCTCAGCGACAAGAGATGATCGAGGGGTGGTTCTTGTTTTACAAGAGCGGACCTTGTTTGAAACAGCAGAAGCTGAGCTGCTTGATTCTGCAGAGCCTTTCTTAGAAAAGGTGGGGACATTGCTTTCTGCCATACCTAATATGGTTAAAGTAGAAGGTCATACAGACAGCCGGCCGATTTCAAATTTTCGTTATCCATCAAACTGGGAATTGTCAGGAGCTCGTGCAAGCAGTGTCATCCGTTACTTAGTTGAAACGAATGATCTTGATCCAAAACGATTTATTGCTACTGGGTATGGGGATACTAGACCTGTAGTACCAAATACGACAGTAGAAAATTTACAATTGAACCGCCGTGTGGTCATTGTTATTTCTGACCCTACACATTCAGAAGAAGACGCGTTTTAA
- the motP gene encoding flagellar motor protein MotP, giving the protein MKKFDILTPIGVFLGITVLLLAVFSNSGPSGLIFFIQVASILIVLGGLIAALIITFSLPDLKMVPKVLKESVQTVDHDLEGLIQTFVDLSGKARREGLLALEVGLEDVRDPFIKKGVLLAVDGIEPDVIKDIMMAEVVAMEERHRKGRAIIEKAGEYAPAWGMIGTLIGLVLMLQNLNDPATLGPNMAVALLTTLYGTVLANLIFLPMATKLANKTDEEVFVKQIIIEGVIGVQSGQNPKILEEKLSAFTREKQKTEDAGDEDNEA; this is encoded by the coding sequence ATGAAAAAATTTGATATCTTAACGCCAATAGGAGTATTTTTAGGAATAACGGTACTTCTATTGGCTGTATTCTCTAATTCAGGACCATCAGGCCTTATATTTTTCATCCAAGTCGCTTCGATATTAATTGTGCTTGGTGGACTTATAGCAGCACTTATTATTACTTTTTCTTTACCAGACTTAAAAATGGTTCCAAAAGTATTAAAGGAATCGGTCCAAACTGTTGATCATGATCTTGAAGGATTAATTCAAACCTTTGTTGATTTATCAGGTAAAGCTAGAAGAGAAGGTCTTCTTGCCTTAGAAGTAGGCCTTGAAGATGTAAGGGATCCCTTTATAAAAAAAGGGGTGCTTCTTGCCGTTGACGGCATTGAGCCTGATGTTATTAAAGACATTATGATGGCTGAGGTTGTAGCTATGGAAGAGCGTCACCGTAAAGGGCGTGCGATTATTGAAAAAGCTGGAGAATATGCTCCTGCTTGGGGAATGATTGGTACCTTAATCGGGCTTGTGCTGATGCTGCAAAATCTAAATGACCCTGCCACACTTGGACCTAATATGGCTGTTGCGCTTCTTACGACCTTGTATGGTACTGTGCTTGCTAACCTTATTTTTCTACCAATGGCAACTAAGCTTGCTAATAAAACAGATGAAGAGGTTTTTGTTAAGCAGATTATTATTGAAGGAGTTATTGGGGTACAGTCAGGACAAAATCCTAAAATTCTAGAAGAAAAGTTAAGTGCTTTTACACGTGAGAAACAAAAGACGGAAGATGCAGGGGATGAAGACAATGAAGCGTAG
- the acsA gene encoding acetate--CoA ligase, producing the protein MNVQALPSEKGLFNLENYDEAAKNFDWSTVEKEFSWSETGNVNLAYEAIDRHAEGTKKDHVALYYSDAKRDEKYTYNDLKIQSNKAGNVLRDIGVEKGDRVFIFMPRSPELYFSILGTIKVGAIVGPLFEAFMEGAVRDRLEDSEARVLITTPALLERVPVDDLPKLEKVLIVDEDAKEEGPYLNFFTRLNAASEELDIEWVDREDGLILHYTSGSTGKPKGVLHVHNAMLQHYQTAKWVLDLKDEDVYWCTADPGWVTGTSYGIFGPWLAGVTNVVRGGRFSPTDWYDTLQRYNVSVWYSAPTAFRMLMSAGDELVKQYDLSSLRHILSVGEPLNPEVVRWGMKVFNLRIHDTWWMTETGAQLICNYPSMEIRPGSMGKPIPGVKAAIIDDQGNELPPNRMGNLAIRKGWPSMMRAIWNNEPKYKSYFEIDGWYVSGDSAYMDEDGYFWFQGRIDDVIMTSGERVGPFEVESKLVEHPAVAEAGVIGKPDPVRGEIIKAFVALREGYDVTDELQEDIRNFVKKGLAAHAAPREIEFRKSLPKTRSGKIMRRVLKAWELDLPTGDLSTMED; encoded by the coding sequence ATGAATGTGCAAGCGCTTCCATCTGAAAAAGGGTTATTTAATTTAGAAAATTACGATGAGGCTGCAAAAAATTTCGACTGGTCAACGGTTGAAAAAGAATTCTCTTGGAGTGAAACGGGCAATGTGAATTTAGCTTATGAAGCAATTGACCGTCATGCTGAGGGAACAAAGAAAGACCACGTAGCTTTATATTATAGTGATGCTAAAAGAGATGAAAAGTATACGTATAATGATTTGAAAATTCAGTCAAATAAAGCAGGGAATGTCCTTCGTGATATTGGCGTAGAAAAAGGCGATCGAGTATTTATCTTTATGCCTCGTTCACCGGAACTCTATTTCTCTATTCTTGGAACAATTAAAGTGGGAGCCATTGTCGGACCGTTATTTGAAGCTTTCATGGAAGGTGCTGTACGTGATCGTCTTGAAGATAGTGAAGCTAGAGTACTGATCACAACACCTGCTCTACTAGAGCGTGTTCCTGTGGATGATCTGCCTAAACTTGAAAAGGTACTAATTGTAGATGAAGACGCAAAAGAAGAGGGTCCTTATTTAAACTTCTTTACTAGATTAAATGCTGCAAGCGAAGAGCTTGATATTGAGTGGGTAGACCGTGAAGATGGATTAATCCTTCATTACACGTCTGGCTCTACTGGAAAACCAAAAGGTGTCCTTCACGTACACAATGCTATGCTGCAGCATTATCAAACGGCTAAATGGGTTCTTGACCTTAAAGATGAGGATGTATACTGGTGTACTGCTGACCCGGGCTGGGTAACTGGTACATCATACGGAATTTTTGGTCCTTGGCTCGCAGGGGTAACTAATGTTGTTCGAGGCGGACGATTTAGTCCGACCGACTGGTACGACACATTACAGCGCTATAACGTATCAGTGTGGTACAGTGCTCCTACTGCATTCCGTATGCTGATGAGTGCTGGAGATGAGCTTGTAAAACAATACGATCTATCTTCTCTTCGCCACATCTTAAGTGTTGGGGAACCGCTTAATCCAGAAGTGGTTCGTTGGGGTATGAAAGTCTTCAACTTACGTATTCATGATACGTGGTGGATGACTGAAACTGGAGCTCAGCTTATTTGTAACTACCCATCTATGGAAATTCGTCCAGGGTCTATGGGTAAGCCGATCCCAGGAGTAAAGGCTGCCATTATCGATGACCAAGGAAATGAATTGCCTCCTAATCGCATGGGGAACTTAGCAATCCGTAAGGGCTGGCCTTCAATGATGCGTGCGATCTGGAACAACGAACCTAAATATAAGAGCTATTTTGAAATTGATGGCTGGTATGTATCAGGGGATTCCGCTTATATGGATGAAGACGGCTACTTCTGGTTCCAAGGACGTATTGATGATGTCATTATGACTTCTGGTGAGCGTGTAGGACCATTTGAAGTAGAAAGTAAGCTTGTTGAGCATCCTGCTGTTGCAGAAGCTGGTGTTATTGGTAAGCCAGACCCTGTACGTGGGGAAATCATCAAAGCATTTGTAGCTCTTCGTGAAGGATATGATGTTACTGATGAGCTTCAAGAAGATATCCGTAACTTCGTTAAAAAAGGTTTAGCAGCACACGCTGCTCCTAGAGAGATTGAATTCCGTAAGAGCTTGCCTAAGACACGCAGCGGTAAAATTATGCGTCGCGTACTTAAAGCGTGGGAACTTGATTTACCGACAGGTGATCTGTCTACAATGGAAGATTAA
- a CDS encoding acetoin utilization protein AcuC, producing the protein MTHESLFIYSDKQLTYRFNESHPFNHQRLQLTYDLLTSVGSLSKEHIIEPRMATEEELKLVHDPAFIDAVRQGGQGTLSNGIASNFGLGTEDTPLFPNMHEAASLLVGGTLTAVDAVMSGQCKHALHLGGGLHHGFKGRASGFCIYNDSSIAIEYMKQKYGAKVLYIDTDAHHGDGVQWAFYDDPDVCTLSIHETGRYLFPGTGSVGEKGSGKGYGYSINLPVDAFTEDDSFIELYETAFREVIEFFKPDVILTQNGVDAHHYDPLTHLCSSMRTYEFIPKLAHELAHEYCDGKWIAVGGGGYDMWRVVPRAWSLIWLEMTNQRDILDKPIPQEWLEKWQPKAENQLPSTWNDHPSIIPTIPRKSEINEKNLKTLEKALFHIRNEMKAKARKG; encoded by the coding sequence ATGACACACGAATCTTTATTTATCTATTCAGACAAACAACTGACCTATCGCTTTAATGAAAGTCACCCATTTAATCATCAGCGGCTTCAATTAACGTATGATTTGTTAACAAGTGTCGGCTCCTTGTCTAAAGAACATATTATAGAACCACGTATGGCCACAGAAGAGGAATTAAAGCTTGTTCATGACCCTGCCTTCATTGATGCGGTTAGACAAGGAGGACAAGGCACTTTATCAAATGGAATTGCCTCTAATTTTGGACTAGGCACTGAAGATACTCCTCTTTTTCCTAATATGCATGAGGCAGCCTCTCTACTTGTTGGGGGAACATTGACCGCAGTTGATGCTGTAATGAGCGGCCAGTGCAAGCACGCTCTTCATTTAGGCGGAGGGCTTCATCATGGCTTTAAAGGACGAGCTTCGGGTTTTTGTATTTATAATGATAGTTCAATCGCCATTGAATATATGAAGCAGAAATACGGGGCAAAAGTACTCTATATTGATACAGATGCTCATCATGGGGACGGGGTTCAATGGGCCTTTTATGATGATCCCGATGTATGTACCTTAAGTATTCATGAAACAGGAAGATACTTATTTCCTGGTACTGGAAGTGTTGGAGAAAAAGGCTCTGGAAAAGGATACGGTTATTCTATTAATCTTCCTGTCGATGCTTTTACAGAAGATGATTCTTTTATCGAACTTTATGAAACAGCATTCAGAGAAGTCATTGAGTTTTTCAAACCAGATGTGATATTAACGCAAAATGGTGTCGATGCTCATCATTATGACCCATTGACTCATTTATGTTCATCAATGAGAACTTATGAATTTATTCCAAAACTTGCCCATGAACTCGCTCATGAGTACTGTGATGGAAAATGGATTGCTGTCGGCGGCGGCGGATATGATATGTGGCGTGTGGTACCTAGAGCTTGGTCTTTAATATGGCTTGAGATGACAAATCAAAGAGATATTCTAGACAAGCCGATCCCACAGGAATGGTTAGAAAAGTGGCAGCCTAAAGCTGAAAATCAATTGCCTTCTACATGGAATGATCACCCCTCAATTATTCCGACTATTCCGAGAAAAAGCGAAATAAATGAAAAGAATTTAAAAACATTAGAGAAAGCCCTTTTTCATATTCGCAATGAAATGAAAGCAAAAGCAAGAAAAGGATAG
- a CDS encoding GNAT family N-acetyltransferase, with protein MDHPKTYYSMEVTYSEGTLLLEGPISAEEISSYDFHEDLTSFRPSVEQKKALIGIAKLPEGRINVVRDGNTIVGYVTFVYPDPMERWSEGKMENLIELGAIEIAPKYRGAQVGKNLLRLSMMDDAMEDYIVITTEYYWHWDLKGSGLDVWQYRKVMEKMMNAGGLEWYATDDPEISSHPANCLMARIGKRIDTDSIQQFDQLRFQNRFMY; from the coding sequence ATGGATCATCCTAAAACGTATTACTCTATGGAAGTAACATACTCTGAAGGGACATTATTACTTGAAGGCCCTATCTCAGCTGAAGAAATTTCTTCTTATGATTTTCATGAAGACCTTACTTCATTTAGACCTTCAGTTGAACAAAAGAAAGCGTTAATCGGTATTGCAAAACTGCCTGAGGGACGAATTAACGTTGTACGCGACGGAAATACAATTGTTGGTTATGTTACATTTGTTTACCCTGACCCGATGGAACGTTGGTCAGAAGGAAAGATGGAAAATTTAATTGAACTTGGAGCTATTGAAATTGCTCCAAAATACCGTGGTGCACAAGTCGGAAAAAACCTGCTGCGCCTTTCTATGATGGATGATGCGATGGAAGATTATATCGTGATTACAACAGAATATTATTGGCATTGGGATTTAAAAGGAAGCGGCCTCGATGTATGGCAATATCGAAAAGTAATGGAAAAGATGATGAATGCTGGTGGACTCGAGTGGTATGCAACAGATGATCCAGAAATCAGTTCTCATCCTGCCAACTGTTTAATGGCTCGTATTGGAAAGAGAATAGACACCGATTCGATCCAACAGTTTGATCAGCTGCGCTTTCAAAATCGCTTTATGTACTAA
- the ccpA gene encoding catabolite control protein A gives MNTTIYDVAREAGVSMATVSRVVNGNPNVKPATRKKVLEAIERLGYRPNAVARGLASKKTTTVGVIIPDISSIFFAELARGIEDIATMYKYNIILCNSDQNKDKEIHLINTLLEKQVDGIVFMGGQITEEHAEQFKRSPVPVVLAATLDTNKEIPSVNIDYKQAVYDAITHLIEQGHTQIGMVSGTLDDPVNGYQKFAGYRAALEDAKIAFNEDLIAIGDYTYDSGIEAMESLLNLEQKPTAIFASTDEMALGVIHGAQDRGYNIPQDFEILGFDNTRLATMVRPTLSTVVQPMYDIGAVSMRLLTKYMNKEEVNDHIVVLPHRIEFRDSTKS, from the coding sequence GTGAATACGACGATTTATGATGTAGCAAGAGAGGCAGGCGTATCAATGGCGACCGTTTCCCGTGTCGTCAATGGCAACCCAAATGTTAAGCCGGCAACTAGAAAGAAAGTCTTAGAAGCCATCGAGCGCCTTGGATACCGTCCAAACGCTGTTGCACGTGGGTTAGCTAGTAAGAAAACAACAACAGTTGGGGTAATTATCCCTGATATTTCAAGCATTTTCTTTGCTGAACTTGCACGTGGAATTGAAGATATTGCGACGATGTATAAGTACAATATTATTCTGTGTAACTCAGACCAAAACAAAGATAAGGAAATTCATCTGATTAATACGCTGTTAGAAAAACAAGTGGATGGTATTGTATTTATGGGTGGACAGATTACAGAGGAGCATGCAGAGCAATTTAAACGTTCTCCTGTCCCAGTTGTATTAGCAGCCACGCTTGATACGAATAAAGAAATTCCATCAGTCAACATTGATTATAAACAAGCAGTGTATGATGCGATTACTCATTTAATTGAGCAGGGCCACACACAAATCGGCATGGTGTCCGGCACGTTAGATGATCCTGTTAACGGATATCAAAAGTTTGCAGGTTACCGCGCTGCTCTTGAAGATGCTAAGATAGCATTCAATGAAGACCTTATTGCAATTGGTGATTACACGTACGATTCAGGCATTGAAGCGATGGAATCGTTGCTAAATCTTGAGCAGAAGCCTACAGCGATCTTTGCTTCAACCGATGAAATGGCACTAGGTGTTATTCACGGGGCACAAGATAGAGGATACAATATCCCTCAGGATTTTGAAATTTTAGGTTTTGATAACACACGACTTGCCACGATGGTTCGTCCTACTTTATCGACTGTTGTTCAACCGATGTATGATATTGGCGCTGTATCCATGAGATTGCTGACGAAATACATGAACAAAGAAGAAGTGAATGATCATATCGTCGTCCTTCCGCACCGCATTGAATTTAGAGATTCAACAAAGTCATAA
- a CDS encoding transglycosylase domain-containing protein, with translation MKSFYSQMQQKLRLFSESLHEKQVFRKIGITYQVFWNLFLIVMIVGLMSIFFIGGTAAGYFASLVKDEPLRSPDEMVTDIYDYEETSQLFFADDTYLGELPTELERHQVSLDQMSDHVKNAVIATEDEHFFEHEGIVPKAILRATFQEVANSSVQTGGSTLTQQLIKQQVLSSEVSFDRKATEILLAMRLEHFLEKEEILEAYLNVVPFGRNASGRQVAGVQAASQGLFGVDAKDLSIPQAAFIAGLPQSPFGYTPFTGNGEVKENLDPGLNRMQTVLRRMHEGGFINDREYEEALEFDLRENLTDRTPSPIEEYPYLTHEVMRRASDILYSQKLEEHQEELNELEGDERQLFLTDLRSEADADLRRKGFRIHTTIDKNVYNAMQEAVNDHSLFGPQKGDDQEEVGAVLIENHTGAIKGFVGGRGEGETTNHYNYATQAYRSNGSTMKPLLAYGPALEIGVIQPGIVVPDTPATYSGGQPYSNFDNSYAGLISVRESLARSRNIPAVRSFQRVPHEQLRETMINLGFTPNDESQPYESAALGGAFDVTVEQNTSAFSTFGNGGNRTDPFMIERIETADGDIVFEHEIKQVNVFTPQTNYLSIDMMRDVLRAGGTASSVPGRLKFSADWAGKTGTTGEFRDSWFVATNPNVTLGVWIGYRQNQPIDRVVNGLRYGPRTQRIWANIANAAYDQNPNLLAPSESFAMPEGIVRRSVCSITGQAPTSLCEQAGLVRSDLFNVNFQPGSGDNLDSARYVTINSQNYLALDSTPQEFTDVGVTVPDTVFGVSNIGEYLPDSMQGVVPDRDAPNNGRSPGAVSGVSLNGQTLSWSKHPDNDIVGYRIYRAANGSSSFERVGHVKGNGSTSYTVNGGSFAYYVTAIDTAGRESTSSSQAEGADYSDTPEPSEPDEPDTEPSEPDEDPPSEQNGGNDNDGGNGESDGNGNGNGSGNGNGNGNGNGNGNQPPPEEPGDPEEPTNDD, from the coding sequence GCTGTTCTTTGCCGATGATACGTACTTGGGTGAGCTCCCTACTGAGCTCGAACGACATCAGGTTTCTTTAGATCAAATGTCGGACCATGTCAAGAACGCAGTAATTGCAACAGAAGATGAGCACTTCTTTGAACACGAAGGAATTGTCCCTAAAGCGATTTTGCGAGCTACATTCCAAGAAGTTGCTAATTCATCTGTTCAAACTGGCGGAAGTACACTCACTCAGCAGTTAATTAAGCAGCAAGTTCTTTCGAGTGAAGTCTCTTTTGACCGTAAAGCTACAGAAATTTTACTAGCTATGCGGCTAGAACATTTTCTTGAAAAAGAAGAAATTTTAGAAGCCTACTTAAATGTCGTTCCGTTTGGACGTAATGCATCTGGAAGACAAGTGGCAGGCGTTCAGGCAGCTTCACAAGGGTTATTTGGTGTGGATGCCAAAGATCTATCCATTCCGCAAGCAGCCTTCATAGCTGGTTTACCCCAAAGTCCATTCGGTTACACTCCTTTTACCGGGAATGGTGAGGTGAAAGAGAATTTAGATCCGGGGTTAAATCGTATGCAAACCGTACTTAGACGAATGCATGAGGGCGGTTTTATTAACGACCGTGAATACGAAGAAGCATTAGAATTTGATTTACGTGAAAATTTAACAGACCGTACGCCATCGCCGATTGAAGAATATCCGTATTTAACACATGAAGTGATGAGACGTGCTAGTGATATTCTCTACAGTCAAAAACTTGAAGAACATCAAGAAGAGCTGAATGAACTAGAAGGCGATGAGCGCCAATTGTTTCTTACTGATCTTCGCTCTGAAGCAGATGCAGACCTAAGACGAAAAGGGTTTAGAATTCATACAACAATAGATAAAAATGTATATAATGCGATGCAAGAAGCAGTTAATGACCACTCCTTATTCGGTCCACAAAAGGGTGATGACCAAGAAGAAGTCGGGGCTGTCTTAATTGAAAATCATACAGGAGCGATTAAAGGCTTTGTAGGTGGACGCGGGGAAGGCGAAACAACAAACCATTACAATTACGCGACTCAAGCCTACCGTTCAAATGGTTCTACCATGAAACCATTGCTAGCCTATGGGCCTGCTTTAGAAATTGGAGTGATTCAGCCAGGCATCGTAGTTCCTGATACGCCTGCCACATATAGCGGTGGACAACCTTATTCTAATTTTGATAATAGTTATGCTGGCTTAATCTCTGTACGTGAGTCACTGGCTCGTTCTCGTAACATACCTGCTGTTCGTTCTTTCCAACGAGTTCCACATGAACAACTACGAGAAACGATGATTAATCTAGGATTCACCCCAAATGATGAGAGTCAGCCTTATGAGTCTGCCGCTCTTGGGGGAGCCTTTGATGTCACAGTTGAGCAAAATACAAGTGCCTTTTCAACATTTGGCAACGGAGGAAATCGAACCGATCCGTTTATGATTGAACGAATTGAAACAGCAGACGGCGACATAGTATTTGAACACGAGATAAAACAAGTAAATGTATTTACACCTCAAACAAACTATTTGAGCATTGATATGATGCGAGATGTTTTGCGAGCTGGCGGTACAGCAAGCTCGGTACCCGGCCGCTTAAAATTCTCAGCTGATTGGGCTGGGAAAACAGGTACGACCGGTGAATTCAGAGATTCTTGGTTTGTGGCTACAAACCCTAATGTAACACTTGGCGTTTGGATTGGTTACCGTCAAAACCAGCCGATCGATAGAGTCGTGAATGGGTTGCGTTATGGTCCTAGGACGCAGCGTATTTGGGCTAACATCGCCAATGCTGCTTATGATCAAAATCCAAACTTATTGGCTCCAAGTGAAAGCTTTGCTATGCCTGAAGGAATTGTGCGCAGATCTGTCTGCAGCATTACAGGTCAAGCTCCTACCTCATTATGTGAGCAAGCAGGACTCGTTCGGTCAGACTTATTTAATGTTAACTTCCAGCCTGGTTCTGGAGATAATTTAGATAGTGCACGATATGTTACGATAAACAGTCAAAACTATTTAGCACTTGATTCGACTCCGCAAGAATTTACAGATGTCGGAGTGACCGTTCCTGATACAGTCTTTGGGGTCAGCAATATAGGTGAATATTTACCTGACTCTATGCAAGGGGTTGTCCCTGATCGAGATGCACCAAATAACGGACGGTCCCCTGGGGCAGTCAGCGGAGTATCATTAAACGGTCAAACATTATCATGGTCTAAGCATCCTGATAATGATATTGTCGGTTACCGTATCTACCGAGCGGCTAACGGCAGCAGCAGCTTTGAGCGTGTAGGGCATGTGAAAGGCAATGGTTCTACAAGCTATACAGTAAACGGTGGATCATTTGCTTATTATGTTACTGCAATCGATACAGCTGGGAGAGAATCAACCTCTTCCTCTCAAGCTGAAGGTGCCGATTATTCAGATACACCTGAACCATCTGAGCCCGATGAACCAGATACTGAACCAAGCGAACCAGACGAAGATCCTCCTTCCGAGCAAAATGGAGGGAATGATAACGATGGTGGAAATGGTGAGAGTGATGGAAACGGGAACGGCAATGGAAGTGGAAACGGAAACGGAAACGGCAATGGCAACGGGAACGGGAATCAACCGCCCCCAGAAGAACCTGGAGATCCAGAAGAGCCAACAAATGATGATTAA
- a CDS encoding 5'-methylthioadenosine/adenosylhomocysteine nucleosidase translates to MKVAVIGAMNEEIERMQKEMSVEETITFAKVPFYVGKMCGIDIVLCKSGVGKVNAALTTQILIDRFEVSHILFTGVAGALDESLEVGDLVISTSAMQHDLDASPLGFKRGEIPMYDGDSDFKASTRLVEIAKEAAASLTDRQVVCGRILSGDQFIANKEEVKQLKELFNGVCVEMEGASVAHVSDMNDVPYVIIRSMSDKANGEAQISFQEFTDIASEQSHLLVKAMLKELKG, encoded by the coding sequence ATGAAAGTAGCAGTAATAGGCGCAATGAATGAAGAAATTGAACGAATGCAAAAAGAGATGAGCGTTGAAGAAACGATAACCTTTGCAAAGGTTCCATTTTATGTTGGCAAGATGTGCGGGATTGATATCGTTCTGTGTAAATCAGGGGTAGGGAAAGTGAACGCTGCTTTAACTACACAAATTTTGATTGACCGCTTTGAGGTTAGTCATATTTTATTTACAGGCGTCGCGGGGGCACTTGATGAGAGTCTTGAAGTAGGTGATCTTGTTATTTCTACAAGTGCAATGCAGCATGACCTAGATGCAAGTCCATTAGGATTTAAGCGTGGTGAGATCCCTATGTATGACGGGGATTCGGATTTTAAAGCTTCTACACGCTTAGTCGAAATAGCTAAAGAGGCAGCGGCCAGCCTCACGGATCGACAAGTTGTGTGCGGGCGTATTCTTAGCGGTGATCAATTTATTGCAAATAAAGAGGAAGTAAAACAGTTGAAAGAGTTATTTAATGGGGTTTGTGTAGAAATGGAAGGGGCTTCTGTAGCTCATGTGTCAGATATGAATGATGTTCCTTATGTTATTATTCGCTCTATGTCTGATAAAGCAAATGGCGAGGCACAAATCAGCTTTCAGGAATTCACAGACATTGCCAGCGAGCAGTCTCATTTATTAGTAAAAGCAATGCTCAAGGAGTTAAAAGGATAG